One Sulfolobus sp. S-194 DNA segment encodes these proteins:
- the thsA gene encoding thermosome subunit alpha, whose amino-acid sequence MANAPVLLLKEGTQRSSGRDALKNNILAAVTLAEMLKSSLGPRGLDKMLIDSFGDVTITNDGATIVKDMEIQHPAAKLLVEAAKAQDAEVGDGTTSAVVLAGLLLDKADDLLDQNIHPTIIIEGYKKALNKSLEIIDQLATKIDVSNLNSPATRDQLKKIVYTTMSSKFIAGGEEMDKIMNMVIDAVSIVAEPLPEGGYNVPLDLIKIDKKKGGSIEDSMLVHGLVLDKEVVHPGMPRRVEKAKIAVLDAALEVEKPEISAKISITSPEQIKAFLDEEAKYLKDMVDKLASIGANVVICQKGIDDIAQHFLAKKGILAVRRVKRSDIEKLEKALGARIISSIKDATPEDLGYAELVEERRVGNDKMVFIEGAKNPKAVNILLRGSNDMALDEAERSINDALHSLRNVLMKPMIVAGGGAVETELALRLREYARSVGGKEQLAIEKFAEALEEIPMILAETAGMEPIQTLMDLRAKHAKGLINSGVDVMNGKIADDMLALNVLEPVRVKAQVLKSAVEAATAILKIDDLIAAAPLKSEKKGEKKEGGEEEKSTPSSLE is encoded by the coding sequence ATGGCAAACGCCCCAGTCTTATTACTAAAAGAAGGCACTCAAAGATCTTCAGGAAGGGATGCTTTAAAGAATAACATTTTAGCAGCAGTTACGTTAGCTGAAATGTTAAAAAGTAGTTTAGGACCAAGAGGATTAGACAAAATGCTCATTGATAGTTTCGGTGACGTAACCATAACTAATGATGGCGCTACAATAGTAAAGGATATGGAGATACAGCATCCAGCAGCAAAGCTATTAGTAGAAGCAGCTAAAGCTCAAGATGCTGAAGTAGGTGATGGTACTACTTCAGCAGTTGTTCTTGCTGGGCTATTATTAGATAAGGCAGATGATTTATTAGATCAAAACATTCACCCTACAATAATTATTGAAGGATATAAGAAAGCTCTAAATAAGTCCTTAGAAATTATTGATCAGTTAGCTACTAAAATTGATGTATCTAACTTAAATTCGCCTGCTACGAGGGATCAGTTAAAGAAGATAGTATATACAACAATGTCTAGTAAATTCATAGCTGGCGGCGAAGAGATGGATAAAATTATGAATATGGTAATTGATGCTGTCTCAATAGTTGCTGAACCTTTACCAGAAGGAGGATATAATGTACCATTGGATCTAATAAAGATTGACAAGAAGAAAGGAGGAAGTATTGAAGATAGCATGTTAGTTCATGGTTTAGTTTTAGATAAAGAAGTAGTCCATCCTGGAATGCCAAGAAGAGTTGAAAAAGCAAAAATTGCTGTATTAGATGCTGCATTAGAAGTAGAAAAACCAGAAATTTCAGCTAAAATCAGTATAACTAGCCCAGAACAGATTAAAGCTTTCCTTGATGAGGAAGCAAAGTATCTAAAAGATATGGTTGATAAGTTAGCATCAATAGGTGCTAATGTTGTAATATGCCAGAAGGGTATTGATGATATAGCACAGCATTTCTTAGCCAAGAAAGGGATATTGGCTGTAAGAAGAGTTAAGAGGAGCGATATAGAAAAATTAGAGAAGGCATTAGGTGCAAGAATAATAAGTAGCATTAAAGATGCTACTCCCGAAGACTTAGGATATGCTGAATTAGTTGAGGAAAGGAGAGTTGGGAACGATAAAATGGTATTCATTGAAGGAGCAAAGAATCCAAAGGCTGTAAACATATTACTGAGAGGTTCAAATGATATGGCATTAGATGAGGCTGAGAGGAGTATAAATGATGCATTGCATTCATTAAGGAATGTATTAATGAAGCCGATGATTGTTGCTGGTGGTGGTGCTGTAGAGACTGAATTAGCATTAAGATTAAGAGAATACGCAAGATCTGTTGGTGGCAAAGAACAATTAGCAATTGAGAAGTTTGCAGAGGCATTAGAAGAAATACCAATGATATTAGCTGAAACTGCTGGTATGGAGCCAATTCAAACATTAATGGATCTAAGAGCAAAACATGCTAAAGGGTTAATTAATTCTGGAGTTGATGTTATGAATGGAAAAATCGCAGATGATATGTTAGCTCTTAATGTGTTAGAGCCAGTAAGAGTTAAAGCTCAAGTATTAAAGAGTGCTGTAGAAGCGGCTACAGCAATATTAAAGATTGATGATCTAATAGCGGCTGCCCCACTAAAGAGTGAGAAGAAAGGAGAGAAGAAAGAAGGAGGAGAAGAAGAGAAATCAACTCCTTCTTCATTAGAGTAA